One Branchiostoma floridae strain S238N-H82 chromosome 1, Bfl_VNyyK, whole genome shotgun sequence genomic region harbors:
- the LOC118408640 gene encoding cytochrome B5-like protein codes for MASNGGSRQEGRLISKQELAKHNKKEDAWIIIDGKVYDMTEYVAKHPGGDAILRNVGGDATSGFHSQPAHFTVGNYIKDKLKNSHYVGDFKS; via the exons ATGGCTTCAAATGGAGGGAGTAGACAAGAGGGACGCTTGATATCAAAACAAGAGTTAGCGAAGCACAACAAGAAAGAAGATGCTTGGATCATCATCGACGGAAAG GTGTATGACATGACAGAGTATGTGGCTAAACACCCAGGTGGAGACGCCATTTTACGGAATGTTGGAGGTGACGCAACAAGCGGGTTCCACTCGCAACCTGCACACTTCACAGTGGGGAATTACATCAAGGATAAACTCAAGAATTCCCACTATGTTGGGGACTTCAAGTCATAG